A portion of the Candidatus Edwardsbacteria bacterium genome contains these proteins:
- a CDS encoding TldD/PmbA family protein — MKNFIDTVLSKCRGRVQSAEVIAFHGQSMPVEFRTGKLHSVEHKESTGLGLRVIKEGRIGFSSTTDLNKLDQLVENAVASAGFGQKAFFEFPGKCAVRRANIYDPKLEKYTSDQAIAEGKKNIATLKEKAPKLKMDVTLRKGLTEVYIANSKGLDVSYQKSVFSHSISGMAVTPNGLLYVGDSRSGCQLAREGSKITGKIVKLYKAAQKPAAVSTGKMPVIFTTDAAYLLWMAIGMGVNGKQVQKKASPLTGKIGQNILSKKITITDDPGYEYAVGSSPYDDEGVCTAKMKLFDQGVLKSFIYDLQTAGIMGEKSTGHAQRDFNSLPSPGVSNLVIKPGTAKQAEMVKSIKSGVIVYDFLGAGQSNLLAGDFSANIALGYKIENGKIVGRVKDVMISGNVYNMLKDQVVELSDDQEMVVSRGSFVTPAVMFKDVNIAGK, encoded by the coding sequence ATGAAGAATTTCATAGATACAGTCCTGTCCAAATGCCGGGGCAGGGTTCAGTCGGCCGAGGTGATAGCCTTTCACGGGCAGTCGATGCCGGTGGAGTTCAGGACCGGCAAGCTGCATTCGGTGGAGCACAAGGAGAGCACCGGGCTGGGCCTGCGGGTCATAAAAGAAGGCCGGATAGGCTTCTCCTCCACCACCGACCTGAACAAGCTGGACCAGCTGGTGGAAAATGCGGTGGCCAGCGCCGGGTTCGGGCAGAAGGCCTTCTTCGAATTTCCGGGCAAGTGCGCCGTCCGCCGGGCCAATATTTACGATCCCAAACTGGAGAAATATACTTCCGATCAGGCCATCGCCGAGGGGAAGAAGAACATCGCCACCCTAAAGGAGAAAGCTCCCAAGCTGAAGATGGACGTCACCCTGCGCAAGGGCCTGACCGAGGTCTACATTGCCAACAGTAAGGGGCTTGATGTCTCCTACCAAAAGAGCGTCTTCTCCCACAGCATCTCCGGGATGGCAGTCACCCCCAACGGCCTGCTGTATGTGGGCGACAGTAGAAGCGGCTGTCAGCTGGCCCGGGAGGGCTCAAAAATAACCGGTAAGATCGTAAAACTTTACAAAGCTGCCCAAAAGCCGGCGGCGGTTTCCACCGGCAAGATGCCGGTAATCTTCACCACCGACGCCGCCTATCTGCTGTGGATGGCCATAGGGATGGGGGTCAACGGCAAGCAGGTGCAGAAGAAGGCCTCGCCGTTGACCGGCAAGATCGGCCAGAATATCCTGAGCAAGAAGATAACCATCACCGACGATCCGGGCTATGAATATGCCGTGGGCTCCTCGCCATACGACGACGAAGGGGTGTGCACCGCCAAAATGAAGCTGTTCGACCAGGGGGTGCTGAAAAGCTTCATCTACGACCTGCAGACCGCCGGGATCATGGGAGAGAAGTCTACCGGCCACGCCCAGCGGGATTTCAACAGCCTGCCGTCGCCGGGCGTCAGCAATCTGGTGATAAAGCCCGGAACAGCCAAACAGGCGGAGATGGTAAAGAGCATAAAGTCCGGCGTCATCGTCTACGATTTTCTGGGGGCCGGGCAGAGCAACCTTTTAGCTGGGGATTTTTCGGCCAATATAGCTTTGGGCTACAAGATAGAGAACGGGAAGATCGTCGGCCGGGTGAAGGATGTGATGATATCGGGCAATGTGTATAACATGCTAAAGGACCAGGTGGTGGAGCTGTCCGACGACCAGGAGATGGTGGTGTCGCGGGGGAGTTTTGTCACTCCGGCGGTGATGTTCAAGGATGTGAATATAGCGGGGAAATAA
- a CDS encoding TldD/PmbA family protein, with product MEDVLKKALELGTVDYLEIRLEEKAVTSVNYVGRELENIGVNNSFGGNVRALHKGGWGFSSFNSLEQLDQKVAQACKAAKQVGKGRSQLAKVKPVRDHVRVSLKDDPRKISLAQKKELTERYNNLIMDSPGVISSNTRYEDVFKKQTYANSEGSLITQERIYCGAAFAAVAKEGANVQRAHASVGDTRGYNTALGQEHKAEQAVRDARDLVKAEKVSSGKYTVVIDPIMCGVFAHEAFGHLSEADEIYQNKELQKLMKLGTRFGNNDLTILDDATLLGERGFYAYDEEGVPSGKNYLVKDGLLVGRLHSRETAGIMGEKPTGSSRAISYQFKPIIRMGCTYIEPRNYKFEQMIGEIDDGLYVVSALGGMTETEMFTFSAMKAYRIKKGKIGPMVRDVILTGNVFTTLKNIDAIGNDLQLYGGLGGCGKGGQMPLPVSDGGPHIRIKDVVIGGK from the coding sequence ATGGAGGATGTCTTAAAAAAAGCCCTGGAGCTGGGGACGGTGGACTACCTGGAGATACGGCTGGAGGAGAAGGCCGTCACTTCGGTCAACTACGTGGGGCGCGAACTGGAGAACATCGGGGTCAACAACTCCTTTGGCGGGAATGTCCGGGCCCTGCACAAGGGCGGCTGGGGATTCTCCTCGTTCAATTCCCTGGAACAGCTGGACCAAAAGGTGGCCCAGGCCTGTAAGGCGGCCAAACAGGTGGGCAAGGGCCGGTCCCAGCTGGCCAAGGTCAAGCCGGTGCGGGACCATGTCCGGGTCAGCTTAAAGGACGATCCCCGCAAAATATCACTGGCCCAGAAAAAAGAACTGACCGAGCGGTACAATAACCTGATCATGGACTCGCCGGGCGTCATCAGCTCCAACACCAGGTACGAGGATGTCTTTAAAAAGCAGACCTACGCCAACAGCGAGGGCAGCTTGATCACCCAGGAGCGGATCTACTGCGGGGCGGCCTTTGCCGCGGTGGCCAAGGAGGGGGCCAATGTCCAGCGGGCCCATGCCTCGGTGGGAGACACCAGGGGATATAATACGGCCCTGGGCCAGGAGCACAAAGCCGAGCAGGCGGTGCGCGACGCCCGGGACCTGGTCAAGGCGGAAAAGGTCTCCTCGGGCAAATACACCGTAGTGATAGACCCCATTATGTGCGGGGTGTTCGCCCACGAGGCCTTCGGGCACCTGTCCGAGGCCGACGAGATCTACCAAAACAAGGAACTGCAGAAGCTGATGAAGCTGGGCACCCGTTTCGGCAATAACGACCTGACCATTCTGGACGACGCCACCCTGCTGGGCGAGCGCGGTTTCTATGCCTACGACGAGGAGGGGGTGCCCTCCGGGAAGAACTACCTGGTGAAGGACGGCCTGCTGGTGGGGCGGCTGCACTCCCGGGAGACCGCCGGGATAATGGGCGAGAAGCCCACCGGAAGCTCCCGGGCCATCAGCTACCAATTCAAGCCCATCATCCGGATGGGCTGCACCTATATCGAGCCGCGCAATTATAAGTTCGAGCAAATGATCGGCGAGATAGACGACGGGCTGTACGTGGTGTCGGCCCTGGGGGGAATGACCGAGACCGAGATGTTCACCTTCTCGGCCATGAAGGCCTACCGGATCAAAAAGGGCAAGATCGGCCCGATGGTGCGGGACGTCATCCTGACCGGGAATGTCTTTACCACCCTCAAGAATATTGACGCCATCGGCAACGACCTGCAGCTGTACGGGGGACTGGGGGGCTGCGGCAAGGGCGGGCAGATGCCCCTGCCGGTGTCGGACGGCGGGCCGCATATCAGAATAAAAGACGTTGTGATCGGAGGCAAATAG
- the cobO gene encoding cob(I)yrinic acid a,c-diamide adenosyltransferase gives MKGMVLVYTGNGKGKTTAALGLACRASGQKKKILMIQFMKGKVNYGELKSAKKLPGFTIKQFGRPSFVDKKNPAPADIKGAREGLAFAAKAIDSGKYDIVILDELNVAMDFNLIPLDEALALISSKPQKLELVITGRYAHPKVIKLADLVSEVKEIKHYYQQGVPARRGIEF, from the coding sequence ATGAAGGGCATGGTACTGGTTTACACCGGCAACGGAAAGGGCAAGACCACCGCGGCTTTAGGGCTGGCCTGCCGGGCCTCCGGGCAGAAGAAAAAGATCCTGATGATCCAGTTCATGAAGGGCAAGGTCAACTACGGGGAACTGAAATCCGCTAAAAAACTGCCGGGCTTCACCATCAAACAATTCGGCCGACCGTCCTTTGTGGACAAAAAGAACCCGGCCCCGGCCGACATCAAAGGAGCCCGGGAGGGGCTGGCATTTGCGGCCAAGGCCATCGACTCCGGCAAATACGACATCGTCATCCTGGATGAGCTGAACGTGGCCATGGACTTCAATCTAATTCCATTGGATGAGGCACTGGCCCTGATCTCCAGCAAACCCCAGAAGCTGGAACTGGTGATCACCGGGCGCTATGCCCATCCCAAGGTCATCAAGCTGGCCGACCTGGTATCGGAGGTCAAGGAGATCAAGCATTATTACCAGCAGGGGGTGCCGGCTCGGAGGGGAATTGAGTTTTAA
- a CDS encoding lamin tail domain-containing protein, giving the protein MRITNLHKVSVILSGALIVFTASITPSLAAVVVNEFCYYADPRGDTGLEWIELYNADSTEQDLSGYDIYCGRASTPHYIVPQGFVLAGKSFAVLHLRLAGVNTVSDLYEGTAPTSNMPNTKGSIALFTNSNKDSIVDFVEYGDDSMTYEATAATAGIWTRGDFLDTAFCGNSLGLTYDGLDSNRKSDWRELVRPTPGYTNQPYPVDIAVSGISVSPDTLRPGRTITLNAVINNMGLDTAYLPVIEVFEDSDYDSVWDAGEKRHATISWDFLSDQRTAVAQIYGLEEGQYNLAVSVSCSSENYTANNFRSILLTIGSPVVINEIMYYPNSGLAEWVELYNRSAGPVDIKGWSVEDNLGTPHLITSFSRIMVPRSYLILTSIDNQPLAECLRIKPSGGWPSLNDYGDLVRLRDLRSCQEDMVQYTSDWGKSKGKTLEKINPFLVSNVYSSWGLSKDPFGSTPGKRNSIYEENLSVSTSISVGPNPFSPDDDGLEDHTILNYKLPWDDAVVNISIYDRLGRRVRNLLNNYRSAKEGCYAWDGRDEARRKCPMGIYIILLEAGEYSGTGTIKAKATVAVAGKL; this is encoded by the coding sequence ATGAGAATCACCAATCTGCATAAGGTCTCTGTAATTTTGAGCGGCGCACTTATCGTATTTACAGCTTCCATCACTCCTTCCCTGGCCGCCGTGGTGGTCAACGAATTCTGCTATTATGCCGACCCCCGCGGCGACACCGGATTGGAGTGGATAGAACTTTACAATGCCGATTCAACCGAGCAGGATTTATCCGGTTACGATATTTACTGCGGCCGCGCCAGCACCCCGCATTACATAGTGCCCCAGGGCTTTGTGCTGGCAGGAAAATCTTTTGCAGTCTTGCATCTCCGGCTGGCTGGCGTCAATACCGTCTCTGACCTCTATGAGGGTACCGCGCCCACCAGCAACATGCCAAATACCAAGGGATCCATCGCCCTTTTCACCAACAGCAACAAGGACAGCATCGTTGATTTTGTTGAGTACGGCGACGACAGCATGACCTACGAGGCAACCGCCGCCACTGCCGGCATCTGGACCCGGGGGGATTTTCTGGATACCGCCTTTTGCGGCAACTCGCTGGGTCTGACCTATGATGGCCTGGATTCCAACCGGAAAAGCGACTGGAGGGAACTGGTCCGTCCCACTCCGGGCTATACCAACCAGCCCTACCCGGTGGATATCGCTGTCTCCGGCATCAGCGTCTCCCCCGACACCCTCCGGCCCGGCCGAACCATCACCCTTAATGCCGTGATAAACAACATGGGACTGGATACGGCCTACCTGCCGGTCATCGAAGTATTCGAGGACTCCGATTATGACTCAGTCTGGGATGCCGGGGAAAAAAGGCATGCCACCATTTCCTGGGATTTTTTAAGCGATCAAAGGACTGCCGTTGCCCAGATATACGGATTGGAGGAGGGGCAATATAATCTGGCGGTCTCGGTCAGCTGCAGCAGCGAGAATTACACGGCAAATAATTTTCGCAGTATTTTGTTGACCATAGGCAGCCCGGTGGTCATCAACGAGATCATGTATTATCCCAATAGCGGCCTGGCCGAGTGGGTGGAACTTTACAACCGTTCCGCCGGGCCGGTGGATATCAAAGGCTGGTCGGTGGAGGATAATCTGGGAACACCCCACCTGATCACATCCTTCAGCCGGATAATGGTGCCCCGGAGCTACTTGATACTGACTTCTATTGACAATCAACCGCTGGCCGAATGTTTACGGATAAAGCCTAGTGGCGGCTGGCCGTCACTGAATGACTACGGCGATCTGGTCAGGCTTCGGGATCTTCGAAGCTGTCAGGAGGATATGGTTCAGTACACCAGCGATTGGGGGAAGAGCAAAGGGAAAACTTTAGAAAAAATAAATCCGTTTCTGGTGTCCAATGTCTACTCCAGCTGGGGCCTGTCAAAGGATCCTTTCGGCTCCACCCCCGGCAAGCGGAACAGCATATATGAAGAAAATCTTTCCGTCAGTACCAGCATCTCCGTCGGGCCAAATCCCTTCTCCCCGGATGATGACGGCCTTGAGGATCATACCATCCTTAATTATAAACTGCCCTGGGATGATGCGGTAGTAAATATCAGCATCTACGACCGGCTGGGCCGCCGGGTAAGGAACCTGTTGAACAATTATCGTTCGGCCAAGGAAGGTTGTTACGCTTGGGACGGACGGGACGAAGCCCGGAGAAAATGCCCCATGGGGATCTACATAATCCTGCTGGAAGCCGGGGAGTATTCTGGCACCGGCACCATCAAGGCAAAAGCCACGGTGGCAGTAGCCGGCAAATTATGA
- a CDS encoding glycosyltransferase family 39 protein: MISIKIKKIVKDQYPFLVIFSAAFAIRLGYLFKIKDQPFYIFPLGDSAVYYQRALEILSGKIINPEVPFLGSVFYPYFMSAVLLVSNQSLFFVSLIQIIFGSLACCLVWHLSWKLSKNRTAALLSGLTAAFYGPLVFLDADLLMISITVMSVAGGLLFLVKAREEQKTRWAMASGLLLGLACLDRANLILFIPAGAFYLYSKRQSVKISLGLIAAFLTALLAVALPVTISNSLHNKDLSLTGSNMGINFYIGNNPEAPGVFMLPESSGLENSNLYQSSKAIAEKEAGRELKPPEVSRYWLGRGLEFIISQPLAEARLMLKKIGLFFNAYEIPNHLNFYFIKREYAPILNIAFLGFWFVGPLALAGIFWLIKDGISGTGRLYLSFLIIYLISLLPFFIADRYRLPIVPVMIVFAWDSLIRLATNFRLKQYPVLTAKLITIITMILFVNWPILKFTYSSDRIEVSRAHLEKAMAQKDPGGSDNRQAIEGLKWALEASQPFDPWRAPGHFHLARAYAYQGYYSGAIRELEKVKELRGTKSPADAASQLVKNEYERTGDLVRYEDIPQTPFERAQGFLKTGNYESAIPIYREIINRDPFHLAAINSLGLIYYNMKQYRKALQVLNRGRKIFPDNEVLNENICHIYRQMGQHQKADRVRKNFIKKCQTTK; the protein is encoded by the coding sequence ATGATTTCAATAAAGATAAAAAAAATAGTTAAGGATCAATATCCTTTTCTGGTCATTTTTTCGGCGGCTTTTGCCATCCGGCTAGGATACCTTTTTAAAATTAAGGACCAGCCTTTTTATATTTTTCCTTTGGGAGATTCTGCGGTATATTATCAAAGAGCCTTGGAAATATTATCGGGAAAAATCATTAACCCTGAAGTTCCATTTCTGGGATCGGTATTCTATCCCTATTTCATGTCGGCCGTCCTGCTTGTTTCCAACCAAAGCCTATTTTTCGTATCTCTGATCCAGATAATATTCGGCAGCCTGGCCTGCTGTTTGGTCTGGCATCTCTCCTGGAAATTATCAAAAAACAGGACGGCGGCCCTGCTGTCAGGATTGACGGCGGCTTTTTACGGACCTTTGGTTTTTCTGGATGCCGATCTGCTGATGATATCGATCACAGTAATGTCTGTGGCCGGCGGATTGCTGTTCTTAGTCAAGGCCCGGGAGGAGCAGAAAACCAGATGGGCAATGGCCTCGGGCTTGCTGTTGGGACTGGCCTGCCTGGACCGGGCTAACCTGATACTATTCATCCCGGCCGGAGCTTTTTACCTATACTCTAAACGGCAGTCGGTAAAGATCAGTCTGGGGCTGATCGCAGCCTTTTTAACCGCCTTGCTGGCAGTAGCCCTGCCGGTAACCATAAGTAATTCCCTGCATAATAAGGACCTATCCCTGACCGGGTCGAACATGGGAATAAATTTTTATATCGGCAATAATCCTGAGGCTCCGGGGGTTTTCATGTTGCCGGAGAGCTCCGGCCTGGAGAATTCCAACCTGTATCAAAGCTCCAAGGCGATTGCCGAAAAGGAGGCGGGCCGGGAGCTGAAACCGCCAGAGGTCTCCCGCTACTGGCTCGGCCGGGGCCTGGAATTCATCATCTCTCAGCCGCTGGCGGAAGCCCGGCTGATGCTCAAAAAGATCGGGCTGTTCTTCAACGCTTACGAGATACCAAATCATCTTAATTTTTATTTCATTAAAAGGGAATACGCCCCGATTCTGAATATCGCCTTCCTGGGATTTTGGTTCGTAGGCCCATTGGCTCTGGCCGGAATATTTTGGCTTATCAAGGACGGGATCAGCGGGACCGGGAGATTATATCTATCGTTTTTAATCATATACCTGATCTCCCTGCTGCCTTTTTTTATAGCCGACCGTTACCGCCTGCCGATAGTGCCGGTGATGATTGTCTTTGCCTGGGATTCCTTAATCAGGCTAGCCACCAATTTCAGGTTAAAGCAATATCCTGTTTTGACAGCAAAACTTATTACCATCATAACGATGATCCTATTTGTAAACTGGCCGATCCTAAAGTTCACCTACAGTTCGGACAGGATAGAGGTGTCCCGGGCCCATCTGGAAAAGGCCATGGCCCAAAAGGATCCCGGAGGAAGCGACAACCGGCAGGCAATAGAGGGTCTTAAATGGGCCCTGGAGGCCTCCCAGCCTTTCGATCCTTGGAGGGCCCCGGGGCATTTCCATCTAGCCAGAGCCTATGCCTACCAGGGCTATTACTCCGGCGCAATCAGGGAATTGGAAAAGGTGAAGGAATTAAGGGGAACAAAATCTCCGGCTGATGCTGCCAGTCAACTGGTAAAAAATGAATACGAGCGCACCGGGGATCTGGTGCGGTACGAAGATATTCCACAAACACCGTTTGAAAGGGCCCAGGGGTTTCTGAAGACCGGAAATTATGAGAGTGCGATTCCGATCTACCGGGAAATAATAAACAGGGATCCCTTTCATCTGGCGGCTATAAACAGTCTGGGGTTGATATATTATAATATGAAACAATACCGCAAAGCTTTGCAGGTCTTGAACCGAGGGAGGAAAATTTTTCCAGATAATGAAGTGTTGAACGAGAATATCTGCCATATCTACCGGCAAATGGGCCAGCATCAAAAAGCCGATCGGGTACGGAAAAACTTCATTAAAAAATGCCAAACGACCAAATGA